In Phenylobacterium zucineum HLK1, one DNA window encodes the following:
- a CDS encoding response regulator yields the protein MPRILLAEDDDSLRGFLARALERAGYEVTACADGDEAATYLDEPWDLLLTDIVMPGLDGIEVARQAAAKHPGLRIMFITGFAAVALAAGERAPAGSKVLSKPIHLREIVSEVERMIAA from the coding sequence ATGCCCCGTATCCTGCTTGCCGAAGACGACGATTCCCTGCGCGGCTTCCTCGCGCGCGCGCTCGAACGCGCCGGCTACGAGGTGACGGCCTGCGCCGACGGCGACGAGGCGGCGACCTACCTCGACGAGCCGTGGGACCTGCTGCTCACCGACATCGTCATGCCCGGCCTCGACGGCATCGAGGTCGCCCGCCAGGCGGCGGCCAAGCATCCGGGCCTGCGGATCATGTTCATCACCGGATTCGCCGCCGTGGCCCTGGCCGCCGGCGAGCGGGCGCCCGCCGGATCGAAGGTGCTGTCCAAGCCCATCCACCTGCGCGAGATCGTCTCCGAAGTGGAGCGGATGATCGCAGCCTAA